From the Mycobacterium sp. 155 genome, the window GGCGCTACCGCTGCGCTCGGGTAGCCCGCTCGACGATGTCGACGACGACGCGTTCGCCCGGCTGACCCGCCGCGCTCTGGGGCACTACGGCGACCTGTCCAAACTCATGGCCAGCCCACTGACCGCGCTGCCCGCCATCGACGCCCGGCTGGCCGAACGCGGTGCCGCCGATCAACCGCTGGAGCGGGCAAACGAACTCAAAGCGCTGTTGGCCGATCGCATAGCGGCCCTCAAGCCGCGTGGCGGTGGTGAGTTCGGCACCACCGAGCAGTGGCGCCACTACAACTCGCTGTACTTCCCCTACGTCGTCGGCGTGCGCGCGTACGCACAGAACGCCACAGCCGCCGGTCTGGACCCCGTTGCCCGGCAGGCATGGCAGTGGTTGGTCACCGAGGTGCCACAGCGGTCCCTGCACAACTGGCAGAACGCCGCGGCCAGGGTGATAGCCGCCGACCTGCGCGCGGCATTGGTGCGCACTCCGAGCTGAGCGAGGCAATAGGCCCTGACCTGCGGTTGGCAGTGCTTGGCAGCGTCCGGCGTCGATCTGGCAGTGCGCCCGAGAGCAATGTCGGAGGTGTTCGAAGAGCTCGACACCGCCTCATTGCCGAGGAGCTGGCCATGACCGTCTTCGTCACCCGATCACTATCCGAATCCGACCCGAGGGGCGCTGCTCTATGTGCTGGCCGGCTGGCTGCAATACCGCGGAGTGCGCCGTCTGGCGTGACTCCGTTTCCGCCGGTGCGGGGGCCGCATCCGAAGAGGTTGCGGCTGCGGTCCTCGCACCGTGCTCACTCGCAACTCCCACCAAAAGGAGAATCATGACCGCCATCACCACCGCCCGCACCGCGAGCGCGTCCGACACCCTGCTGCGGTTGGCCATGCGCGTCGACGCGATCTTCGTCGGTATCACCGGCATCGTCCTGCTCGCCACGGCCGGCTGGTTCTCGGGCCTCACCGGCTTGCCGAAGTCGATCGAGTACGGCGTCGGCGTCTTCTCAGTCGTCTACGGCATCGTGGTGTTCGCGCTCGCGGCCATCGAGCGGGTCCGACCGGCCGGCAGCGGGACAGCCGTGGCCAACGCGCTGTGCACCGTGATCGCTGTGGTCGCCGTGCTCACCATGCCACTCACGATGGCGGGCGGGGTGATCGTGATCGCCACGGGAATCTATACCGCGGCGATGGCCGAATGGCAGTTCGTCGGAGTCCGCCGGATCCCGGCCTGACACAACGTTGCCGAGCGGCCAGTTGTCACCCGCAAATCGCGAGAATGCGTGTGACAACTGGTCTTTCGGCAGTCAGAGTTTCCGCAGCCGCAGCCGGTTGATGGCATGATCGGCGTCCTTGCGCAGCACCAGGGTGGCGCGCGGCCGGGTCGGCAGGATGTTCTCGATCAGGTTGGGCCGGTTGATGGAATGCCAGATGTCGCGTGCGGCGAACACGGCTTGCTCGTCGGTCAGGGTCGAGTAGTGGTGGAAGTGTGACGCCGGATCGGCGAAGGCCGTCGAACGCATCGTCAGGAATCGCGAGATGTACCACTGCTCGATGTCTTCGATGCGGGCGTCGACGTACACCGAGAAGTCGAACAGATCCGACACCATCAACGCCGGACCGGTCTGCAGGACGTTTAGCCCCTCGAGGATGAGGATGTCGGGATGGCGGACGACCTGCTTCTCGTCGGGCACGATGTCGTACAGCAGGTGCGAGTAGACCGGGGCGCAGGCCTCGTCGACCCCTGATTTCACCGCGGTGACGAACCGCATCAGCCCTCGCCGGTCGTAACTCTCTGGAAAACCCTTGCGGTGCATCATGTTCCGGCGGTTGAGCTCCTGGTTGGGGTACAGGAACCCGTCGGTCGTGACCAGATCGACGCGCAGATGATGTTCCCAGCGGGCGAGCAAGGCCTGCAGCACACGTGCGGTGGTGGACTTGCCCACCGCCACGCTGCCGGCCACCCCGATGACGAACGGCACCGGCCGGTCCGGGTTCTGCTGCGGCTCACCGAGGAATTCGGCGGTGGCAGCGAACAACCGCTGACGCGCGGCCACCTGCAGGTGGATCAATCGGGCGAGCGGCAGATAGACCTCTTCCACCTCCAGGAGGTCGAGCTTCTCACCCATGCCGCGCAGGCGCACCAGCTCATCCTCGGTCAGCTTCAGCGGGGTCGACATGCGCAGCGAACGCCACTGACTTCGGTCGAACTCCACATAGGGGCTCGGCTCGCTGGGCCGCGGCATTCGGCCAGTCTTGCATTTACGGTTGAGGATATGGCTAACGGGATCGACTCAACCGGCTTCATCCGCGAATATCTGCTGCTCGGTTTGCGGTTCGATCGGGTTGAAGAGGGTTACGTCGACTCCTTCACGGGAGATCCGGCACTACGCCGCCAGGTCGGCGACGAACCGGCCCCCGAACCGGCTGATCTAGCCCGGCAGGCCGATCGGCTGCTCACCCAGATTCCCGACGATCTGGACCGCGACCGGGCCGAGTACGTTGCCGCCCACCTGCGCGCGCTGAACTGTGCAGGCCGCAAGTTCGCCGGCGAGCAGGTCGGCTTCGTCGACGAGGTGCAGGCCTATTTCGACGTCCACATCAGCAAGGGCGATCCGGAGCGTTATCGCGCCGCGCACGCCAAACTCAATGAGGCGCTGGGCGGCAGCGGACCGCTTGCCGAACGTATCCAGGCTCACCGAACCAGCGACGAGATCCCGCCGGAACGCCTCGAGGAGTGCATCCATGCGTTCTCCTCGGCGCTGCGTGACAGGGTGCGCGCCGAATACGCGCTACCCGAAACCGAGACCATCACCTACGAGGTGGTCACCGACAAGCCGTGGTCGGGGTTCAACTACTACCTGGGCGATTACCGCTCGACGGTCGCAGTCAACGCCGACCTCAAGCAGCAGATGGCGAACCTGCCCAGGCTGGTCGCCCACGAGTCCTATCCCGGCCATCACACCGAGCACTGCCGCAAGGAGGCGGGCCTGGTGGAGCGGCAGGGGCAGTTGGAACAGACGATCTTCCTCGTCAACACCCCACAGTGCCTGATGGCTGAGGGTCTGGCCGACCTGGCCCTGTATGCGGTCGTTGGGCCGGGCTGGGGGAGCTGGGCCGGCGAAATCTACGCGGACCTGGGACTGCGGTTCGACGGCGAGCGCGCCGAAGCGGTGTCGGAAGCGCTAGCCGGGCTGGCCGACGTGCGTCAGGACGCGGCGCTGATGCTGCACGACGAACACCGCGACGTCGACGATGTCGTCGCATTTCTCAAGCGCTGGCTGTTGGTCAACGATGAGCGCGCAAGACAGATGTTGCGCTTCCTGTCCTCGCCGCTGTGGCGGGCCTACACCAGCACCTACATCGAGGGGTACCGGTTGCTGCGGAGTTGGCTGGACGCCCGGCCCGACGATGTGTCGTTGGCTTCCCGGTTCGGCCGGCTGCTCGACGAGCCGCTGATCCCGTCGACGCTGCGGGCTTGACCTCGCGGCCCCGCGGATCTCTGTGGCGGGCCAGGCGGCGACGGGCCACGGCGGCGGCGGGCCACGGCGGCGACGCGCCACGGCCACCTTGTCACGCTGGAGTGGCTGCCGGCGTCGAGTGTCACGCTGGAGTGACGCACGGGGCGCGGTAGGGGCCACATTGGGGTGCTGACGGGTGCAGTCAATGCCCACAGCCGCTCCGACTAGGCTCAATCCCATGGCAGCAGACTCGTCGTCCACCTCATCTTCTGTGCCCGCGGCCTCTGGCGCCGATTACGCCGACACCGCCAGTGCCGCCTATCAGGCCGCGCTGCGGGTCATCGAGTCCGTCGAGCCCCGGATCGCCGCAGCAACCCGCAAAGAGCTTGCCGACCAACGAGATTCGCTCAAGCTGATCGCGAGTGAGAACTACGCGTCACCGGCCGTGCTGCTGACGATGGGCACCTGGTTCTCCGACAAGTACGCCGAAGGCACCGTTGGGCACCGCTTCTACGCCGGCTGCCAGAACGTCGACACCGTCGAAGCGCTGGCCGCCGAGCACGCCCGCGAACTGTTCGGCGCACCGTACGCCTACGTGCAGCCGCACTCTGGCATCGACGCCAATCTCGTTGCGTTCTGGGCGATCCTGGCCACCCGCGTGGAAGCGCCGGAGCTCGCTAACCTCGGCGCCAAGCATGTCAACGACCTGTCCGAGGCCGACTGGGAGACCCTGCGCAACAAGCTGGGCAATCAGCGGCTGCTCGGTATGTCGCTGGATGCCGGAGGGCACCTGACCCACGGCTTCCGGCCCAACATCTCCGGCAAGATGTTCCATCAGCACAGCTACGGCACCAACCCCGAGACCGGGTTCCTCGACTACGACGCCGTCGCCGCCGCTGCCCGCGAATTCAAGCCGCTGATCCTGGTCGCCGGCTACTCGGCGTACCCGCGGCGGGTGAACTTCGCCAAGATGCGCGAGATCGCCGACGAGGTGGGTGCGACGCTGATGGTCGACATGGCACACTTCGCCGGTCTGGTGGCCGGCAAGGTCTTCACCGGTGACGAGGATCCGGTGCCGCACGCGCACGTCACCACCACGACGACGCACAAGTCGCTACGTGGGCCGCGTGGCGGCATGGTGCTGGCCACCGAGGAGTTCGCGCCCGCGGTCGACAAGGGTTGCCCCATGGTGCTCGGCGGGCCGCTGTCGCACGTGATGGCCGCCAAGGCTGTCGCGCTAGCCGAGGCGCGCCAACCCGCGTTCCAGTCGTACGCCCAGCAGGTCGCGGACAATGCCCAGGCCCTGGCCAACGGCTTCACCAAGCGCGACGCCGGGCTGGTCACCGGCGGCACCGACAACCACATCGTGCTGCTCGACGTGCGGTCGTTCGGTCTGACCGGCCGCCAGGCGGAATCGGCGCTGCTGGACGCAGGCGTCGTCACCAACCGCAACTCTGTCCCGGCCGACCCGAACGGCGCCTGGTACACCAGCGGTGTGCGGCTCGGCACCCCGGCGCTTACGAGCCGTGGATTCGACGCCGACGACTTCGACCGGGTGGCTGAACTCATCGTCGAGGTGCTGTCCAACACACAGCCCGACGGTTCCTCCAAAGCTAAGTACAAGCTGGCTGATGGCACCGCCGAGCGTGTCCACGCCGCGTCGTCTGAGCTGCTCGAGGCCAACCCGTTGTACCCGGGTCTGACGCTCTGACAGGACTCGCGACACGCCACCGATCCGATTTCGAGAAACATGTGAACTAGGGTTACAGTTACTCCATGGCACAGAAACCTGTCCCTAATGCGCTGACCCTCGAGCTCGAGCCAATCGTGACGGCCGAACTACGCCGCCACATTGACTCCGAGGATCTCTGGTATGCCCACGACTATGTGCCGTTCGACCAGGGCGAGAACTTCGCGTTCCTAGGCGGACGGGATTGGGATCCCTCTCAGGTGACCCTGCCCAAGAACGTCACCGATGCTTTGGAGATCCTCCTGATCACCAAGGACAACCTCGCCGGGTACCACCGCGAGCTGGTCGAACACTTCATCCTCGAGGAGAAGTGGGGCCGGTTCCTAGGTCGCTGGACCGCCGAGGAGCATCTGCACGCAGTCGCGTTGCGCAACTACCTGGTGGTCACGCGTGAGATCGACCCGACCGCCAACGAGGACGTCCGCGTCGAGCACGTGATGAAGGGCTATCGGGCCGACACCTTCAGTCAGATCGAGACGCTGGTGTTCATGGCGTTCTTCGAGCGCGCCCACGCGGTCTACTGCCGCAACCTGCAGGCGCAGGCCGACGAGCCGGTGCTCGCGTCGTTGATGGGCCGGATCGCCGGCGACGAGAAGCGGCACGAGGAGTTTTTCGCCAACCTCGTGTCGTACGTGCTGGAGCAGCACCGCGACGAGACCGTCGCGGCGATCGCCTCCCGTGCGAACGAGCTCGACGTCATCGGTGCCGACATCGACGCCTACCAGGACAAGGTCGCGTTGGTGGCCGAGTCCGGCATCTTCGACAAGGCCGCGTTGCGCAAGGTGATCTCCGACCGGATCACCGCATGGGGTCTGGCCGGCGAGGACCAGCTCCAAGAGTTCATCAGCACGTAACACGTTGGGCGCCAAGCGCGCGGCGCGCCGATCAGCAAACCCGCCGTGGCGGGAGTAGCGTCGATTCCGATGGCTAGCGACATGCTCTGCTGTCCGGACGGTACCGATCGTTTTCTTTGCGAGAGGACCGGCCCCGGTCCTGGTGCCGCAGCGTCCACCGAGAAGTTCGCGTGGGGCCGCGTAACGAGCTTCGCCTCTAGGAGCGCCACGTGACTGATTTGCCTGTCCGTACCTATGTGCTCGATACCTCCGTGTTGCTGTCCGATCCATGGGCATGCACGCGGTTCGCCGAGCATGAGGTGGTGGTTCCGCTGGTTGTCATCAGCGAACTGGAAGCCAAACGGCATCACCATGAGCTGGGCTGGTTCGCCAGGCAGGCGCTGCGGATGTTCGACGATCTGCGGCTCGAACACGGACGGCTGGACCAGCCGATACCCGTTGGGACACAGGGCGGCACGCTGCAAGTCGAGCTGAACCACAGCGATCCGACCGTGTTGCCGCTCGGCTTCCGCACCGAGAGCAACGATTCTCGCATCCTGACCTGTGCAGCCAACCTGGCGGCAGAGGGCAAACGAGTGACGTTGGTGAGCAAGGACATTCCGCTGCGGGTCAAGGCCGGCGCGGTTGGCCTGGCGGCCGACGAGTACCACGCCCAGGATGTCGTGGTCTCGGGCTGGACCGGGATGACCGAGATGGATGTCGCGTCCGAGGACATCGACACCCTGTTCGCCGACGGTGAGATCGATCTGGCCGAGGCCCGCGATCTGCTGTGCCACACGGGAATTCGCTTGCTGGGCGGAAGCTCGCATGCGCTGGGCCGGGTCAATGCCGACAAACGTGTGCAACTGGTCCGCGGTGACCGCGAAGTGTTCGGCCTCCGGGGAAGGTCAGCCGAACAACGCGTCGCACTGGATCTGCTGCTCGACGAGTCCGTCGGGATCGTCTCGCTGGGCGGTAAGGCCGGCACCGGCAAATCGGCGCTGGCGCTGTGCGCGGGCCTGGAGGCCGTGCTGGAACGGCGTACCCAGCGCAAGGTCGTGGTGTTCCGCCCTCTCTATGCGGTCGGTGGCCAGGATCTCGGCTACCTGCCCGGCAGTGAGAGCGACAAGATGGGCCCGTGGGCACAGGCCGTCTTCGACACCCTGGAGGGCTTGGCCAGCCCGGCAGTGCTCGACGAGGTGCTGTCCCGCGGCATGCTCGAAGTGCTGCCGTTGACCCACATCCGCGGCCGCTCGCTGCACGACTCGTTCGTCATCGTCGACGAGGCCCAGTCGCTGGAACGCAACGTCTTGCTGACGGTGCTGTCGCGGCTCGGCGCAGGTTCACGCGTGGTGCTCACTCACGACGTCGCACAACGGGACAACCTGCGGGTCGGCAGGCACGACGGTGTCGCGGCGGTGATCGAGAAGCTCAAGGGCCACCCGCTGTTCGCCCACATCACGTTGCAGCGCAGCGAACGCTCGCCGATCGCCGCGCTGGTCACCGAGATGCTGGAGGAGTACAGCCCCGGCGCCCTGCCCTGAGTGATTTGTGTGCGTTTACCGGCGGTGAGCGCCGGTAAACGCACACAAATCACGCGGCCGGTAGGCTGCCGGGGTGGCGAGACTTCCCGACAGCCAGGCGTGGCGGTGGACCGTCGTCGGTATTTTCGTCGCCGTGGTGGTCCTCGTCGGTGGTGCGCTCACGGGTCACATCCGGAAAGCCTCGGCCGACGATGTCGACTGTGCGGTGGAGAAGTGCGTCGCCTTCACGTTCGACGACGGCCCCAGCCCGTACACCGATCGGCTGTTGAAGATCCTGCAGGACAACGACGCCAAGGCGACCTTCTTCGAGATCGGCAACAAGGTCGCAGCCAACCCGGCGGGTGCCAAGCGGGTGGTCGAGGCAGGCATGGAGCTCGGCCAGCACACCTGGG encodes:
- the coaA gene encoding type I pantothenate kinase; the encoded protein is MPRPSEPSPYVEFDRSQWRSLRMSTPLKLTEDELVRLRGMGEKLDLLEVEEVYLPLARLIHLQVAARQRLFAATAEFLGEPQQNPDRPVPFVIGVAGSVAVGKSTTARVLQALLARWEHHLRVDLVTTDGFLYPNQELNRRNMMHRKGFPESYDRRGLMRFVTAVKSGVDEACAPVYSHLLYDIVPDEKQVVRHPDILILEGLNVLQTGPALMVSDLFDFSVYVDARIEDIEQWYISRFLTMRSTAFADPASHFHHYSTLTDEQAVFAARDIWHSINRPNLIENILPTRPRATLVLRKDADHAINRLRLRKL
- a CDS encoding glycine hydroxymethyltransferase — its product is MAADSSSTSSSVPAASGADYADTASAAYQAALRVIESVEPRIAAATRKELADQRDSLKLIASENYASPAVLLTMGTWFSDKYAEGTVGHRFYAGCQNVDTVEALAAEHARELFGAPYAYVQPHSGIDANLVAFWAILATRVEAPELANLGAKHVNDLSEADWETLRNKLGNQRLLGMSLDAGGHLTHGFRPNISGKMFHQHSYGTNPETGFLDYDAVAAAAREFKPLILVAGYSAYPRRVNFAKMREIADEVGATLMVDMAHFAGLVAGKVFTGDEDPVPHAHVTTTTTHKSLRGPRGGMVLATEEFAPAVDKGCPMVLGGPLSHVMAAKAVALAEARQPAFQSYAQQVADNAQALANGFTKRDAGLVTGGTDNHIVLLDVRSFGLTGRQAESALLDAGVVTNRNSVPADPNGAWYTSGVRLGTPALTSRGFDADDFDRVAELIVEVLSNTQPDGSSKAKYKLADGTAERVHAASSELLEANPLYPGLTL
- a CDS encoding acyl-ACP desaturase, with protein sequence MAQKPVPNALTLELEPIVTAELRRHIDSEDLWYAHDYVPFDQGENFAFLGGRDWDPSQVTLPKNVTDALEILLITKDNLAGYHRELVEHFILEEKWGRFLGRWTAEEHLHAVALRNYLVVTREIDPTANEDVRVEHVMKGYRADTFSQIETLVFMAFFERAHAVYCRNLQAQADEPVLASLMGRIAGDEKRHEEFFANLVSYVLEQHRDETVAAIASRANELDVIGADIDAYQDKVALVAESGIFDKAALRKVISDRITAWGLAGEDQLQEFIST
- a CDS encoding PhoH family protein; this translates as MTDLPVRTYVLDTSVLLSDPWACTRFAEHEVVVPLVVISELEAKRHHHELGWFARQALRMFDDLRLEHGRLDQPIPVGTQGGTLQVELNHSDPTVLPLGFRTESNDSRILTCAANLAAEGKRVTLVSKDIPLRVKAGAVGLAADEYHAQDVVVSGWTGMTEMDVASEDIDTLFADGEIDLAEARDLLCHTGIRLLGGSSHALGRVNADKRVQLVRGDREVFGLRGRSAEQRVALDLLLDESVGIVSLGGKAGTGKSALALCAGLEAVLERRTQRKVVVFRPLYAVGGQDLGYLPGSESDKMGPWAQAVFDTLEGLASPAVLDEVLSRGMLEVLPLTHIRGRSLHDSFVIVDEAQSLERNVLLTVLSRLGAGSRVVLTHDVAQRDNLRVGRHDGVAAVIEKLKGHPLFAHITLQRSERSPIAALVTEMLEEYSPGALP